The following coding sequences are from one Yoonia sp. GPGPB17 window:
- a CDS encoding universal stress protein, translated as MSNGVLCAIDISSDDQDAHVLKVAIQQASLRGTHLDVMTVLPDYGLSLVGSYFDKNQHAKVEENAKDLLSEVVARHTENKQNPETRAVVATGSVYEQVLQLAKTTKCALIVIGAHRPELSDYLLGPNAARIVRHSHCSVYVVRD; from the coding sequence ATGAGCAACGGTGTCTTATGTGCGATCGATATAAGTAGCGACGATCAGGATGCGCATGTTCTGAAAGTAGCCATTCAACAGGCGTCGCTTCGCGGAACACATCTTGACGTCATGACGGTGCTACCGGACTACGGGTTAAGTTTGGTGGGGTCTTACTTTGACAAAAACCAGCACGCAAAAGTGGAAGAAAACGCAAAAGACTTACTGAGTGAGGTCGTTGCTCGCCATACTGAAAACAAGCAAAACCCCGAAACCCGTGCAGTCGTCGCAACTGGATCGGTATATGAACAGGTTTTGCAGTTAGCGAAGACAACCAAATGCGCGTTGATCGTCATCGGAGCACACCGCCCCGAGCTCAGTGACTACCTTCTGGGTCCAAACGCGGCCCGAATTGTGCGGCACTCACATTGTTCGGTCTATGTCGTCCGAGACTGA
- a CDS encoding tyrosine-type recombinase/integrase encodes MPRVQLPATTSKHRAWNKGRIIGQKRPLLPKQVWAIWARLEPAGYLRDLALFNVAIDSKLRGCDLVKLTVSDLVKDDRVRERVSVIQSKTKRPVQFELTENKRETVLAWVKSPEMFACQFMFPSRFHDRPHISTRQYGRLVRDWVTAIGLEPSGYGTHSLRRTKAAEIYRKTGNLRAVQLLLGHTKVDSTVRYLGVELEDALSIAERIDM; translated from the coding sequence ATGCCAAGAGTCCAACTTCCCGCAACAACCTCGAAACACAGAGCTTGGAACAAGGGGCGGATCATCGGTCAAAAACGACCTTTGCTGCCCAAACAGGTCTGGGCGATCTGGGCGCGGCTCGAACCGGCGGGTTACCTGCGCGATCTTGCTTTGTTCAACGTCGCAATAGATAGCAAGTTGCGCGGCTGTGATCTCGTCAAGTTGACCGTGTCTGACCTAGTGAAAGATGATCGCGTGCGAGAACGCGTTTCGGTGATCCAGAGCAAGACCAAGCGGCCTGTGCAGTTCGAATTGACGGAAAACAAACGCGAAACTGTCTTGGCTTGGGTCAAATCACCTGAGATGTTCGCGTGTCAGTTCATGTTCCCAAGCCGGTTCCATGACCGCCCCCATATCTCCACCCGTCAGTATGGTCGGCTTGTCCGCGATTGGGTGACTGCAATCGGCCTTGAACCAAGTGGTTATGGCACGCATTCACTTCGCCGTACAAAGGCCGCAGAGATTTACCGCAAGACAGGAAACCTCCGCGCGGTACAACTGCTGCTTGGTCACACGAAGGTCGACAGTACAGTGCGTTATCTTGGCGTCGAACTCGAAGATGCCTTGAGCATCGCTGAACGCATCGACATGTGA